The genomic interval CAAAGCCCGACCGATACCGGAGCCGGCACCTGTCACAACAATCTTTTTACCTGCCAAATTCATAGATCTGCCTCGGGAATAAGAGTGGGTTCGTGAAAAGTCATCCAAAAACTTTCAATTTTGACTCCCACCAGAGGCTTCAGTTCGCAGAGATTGGGAAAATAACGGCCATCACCCTGCACGTCGAGGAGCTTCGCGCGGCGGCCCCATCCTTTTGCGCTGAGCTGAGTGAAATACACATGCTTCTCCCAGGACTGCATCAAAGTGCTGGGGGCAACTGCCGTCGTCAAAGGAAAGGGAATCACGCCGGATCCCAGTCGCGCTCGAAATATTTCAATTCCTTTGAACCGCACCCGCCACACTTCTGTTCCGTCCTTTTCCTGAACCACCTGGAATTCCGCCTGATCCTTGGGAATCCCCCAGTTGCGCTGACCGTTGATCACACTCGATATCGTGGAGACAAAGATACGCGAAATGGAGTGAAGTTTTTTGCCATGATACTGAAACTTGCCAGGAATAAACAGCAGTTCATAA from Oligoflexus sp. carries:
- a CDS encoding acetoacetate decarboxylase family protein; this translates as METAKVLSSSPKPERPEFLPAPWNLTGRGYVFVYNFPEEFIRTQGMIMTHLQPHFKGGFGTIMLVDYSSSNCGPYYELLFIPGKFQYHGKKLHSISRIFVSTISSVINGQRNWGIPKDQAEFQVVQEKDGTEVWRVRFKGIEIFRARLGSGVIPFPLTTAVAPSTLMQSWEKHVYFTQLSAKGWGRRAKLLDVQGDGRYFPNLCELKPLVGVKIESFWMTFHEPTLIPEADL